In Natronomonas salsuginis, the sequence GGCAGTCATCGACGAGCCCATTCCACTGCCCATCCCGCCGTTCATACCGCTGCCCATTCCGGAACCCATACCCCAGTCCATACTCCCGGTAACGCCGACGAGTGCCTGATTGAGCAACATTAGGAGCGAGTAGCCGATCATCAGCGGCCCACTCGCGTTCCCGAGCCAGCTCGCGTAGGGTGTCAGAAGAACGACTCCATGGACGAGCACGATGACACCAAGGAGCGCCATGAGGAGCCCGCTGTTCGAACTCATCATTCCACTGCCGGTTGTCACCGAGAGCAGCGAGTACAGTCCCGAGACGAGTGCGATTGCCGCGCCATACAGTCGTGTCGTATCATCTGTGTTCATCGTATCCATTGTCAGACACCGAGCATCATCCGGAGTGACCCACGGACTCCCATCGGGAGTCCGATCGCCCCGATGAAGAACGTCATGAGCCACCACCAGGTGTGGTTCATCTCGTCTTTCGCGTCCGCAAGGTACCAGACGATTCCGCCGGTCACGAGGAGTTTGAGGACGAACGTCGATCCGGAGAAGCCAGTCGCTTGATACACGAAGTTCGTGATGACCAGCTTCGGCGAGTAGCCGAGGAACGTGACGCCGATGAGGTTCTGTGCGGCGTCCCACGTCTGTCCGAAGACGGCCAGCAGGAAGAGTGGATGCCGGAGGTGTGCGACGTCGACGAAGCTCGTCCCCCAGTAGTAGAGAGCAGTCACGGTGAGGGCGATTCCCGTCGTCGCGACGGGGACCCACAGGCGAAGCGGGGTCGCCGTCGAGAGTCCGTACCAGAGTGCCCATCCGACGGCGCTGACGGCCCAGACTGTCCCGACGACGCCGACCGTCGCCGGGATGGATCCGATGCCTCTGTCGCGCACGAGTGTGCCAAGGCCGAGCGCGAAGACTGTGACGCCTGTGACGACGAAATAGATCGACGGGGTGATGAACCACACCGCGTAGTCACCGAGCAGTCCGATGTCCTCGAGTGCACGCATCGCCCCGCCGGCGACGATTATCGGCGCGAACCCGTATGCGAGTCGCGCGTCGAACGTGACACCGAGGTGGTTGAGATACGCTCGGAGGCCGGGAAGGCTGTACACGACTGCACCGAGATAGGTCACCATGTTCACGGCATTATACCCCCGGACGGCCCGTATCCCCTCGTGCGTGACCGGCTGGCTGGCGGCGTCGGCGACGACCGGCCCCCAGAGATACTGCCAGACGAACCGATCGTAGACGAGCGTTGGGAATGCGAGGAGGGCTGCGCCGATGAGGACGACCGGGGCAAGCAGATACAGCGCCCACCACTCACGAGTCCCCGTGTCGGGGAGGACGGTTTCGACGCGCTGTGTGACAGTGCTCACGACTCGTCCACCTCGACTCGCCACGTTGTGCTCTTCGACCGACCCCACTGTTCGAGCGAGACGTCGGCGAGGTCGTCCTGAAGCTGGCTCAGATACTGTGCGACGGCTTTCGGCGATCCGTTGAGGTCGCTGGCGATGTCACGCGCCCGGAGGTAGGTGGGCTCGGTATCGGCCGTCTCGACGAGGTATGTGTGTACCGCACGACGTGAAATATTGGACATGATGGACTGGGACGACGCGTGATTACCGGAGCTTCCCCAACAGTTCGTAATCGTGGTCGGGCGTGTACCGACGGAACAGCAGGCTGTTCGACAGCACCGAGATGCTGGAGAACGCCATCGCCGCCGCAGCCAGAACCGGCTGGAGCAGTCCGAGAGATGCCAGTGGGATCATCGAGGTGTTATAGCCCAGCGCCCAGACGAGGTTCTGCTTGATCTTCTGTAGCGTCGCGTCGGAGATGCGGATCGCTTTCACCACGTCCAGCGGATCGTCCCGCATCAGCGTCACGTCAGCCGCCTCGATGGCGACGTCCGTCCCGCTCCCGATCGCCGTACCCACGTGTGCGACGGCGAGTGCGGGAGCGTCGTTGACGCCGTCACCGACCATCATCGCCTGCCGCCCCTCGGCCTGAATGGACTCGACGGCGTCGGATTTGTCCTCTGGGAGTACCTCCGCACGAACGTTGGCGGGGTCGATGCCGACCTGCTTCGCGACCGCGCGAGCGGTCCGTTCGTTGTCGCCCGTGATCATCATCACGTCGACATTGCGCTCTTGGAGCGCGTTGACCGCGTCCTTCGCGGTTTCTTTGACCGTGTCGGCGTCGGCGACGACACCCACCAGCTCACCGTCGACGGCGATCAGCATCGCGGTCTTGCCCTCGTTCTCGAGGCGCTCCATCGTTTCCGCAGCGGGCGTGGGGTCGATGTCGTTGTCGCGGAGGAGTTTGCGGTTACCGACCAATACCTCGCTCCCGCCGACGGTGGCACGGATCCCGTGACCGGGGACGTTTTCGAAGTCCTCCGGGCCGGTGACGTCTAACCCGCGGTCTTCGGCTCCCTCGACGATGGCGCGGGCAAGTGGGTGTTCGCTGCCGCTTTCGGCATTAGCCGCGAGCCGCAACACGTCGTCCTCACTGAGTCGATCCCGAGCGGACAGCTGGCCGCCATCGGCAGCAGGATCCCCACCATCGGTGACAGGTTGGCCATCTCCGTCGAAGACGACGACATCAGTCAGCTCCATCTCACCCTCGGTGAGCGTGCCGGTCTTGTCGAAGACTACGGTGTCGACGTCCTTGGCGCGCTCGAGAATGTCGCCACCCTTGAACAGGACGCCGTTCTGTGCGCCTATCGTGGTCCCGACCATCGTCGCCGCGGGCGTCGCCAGCCCCAGCGCGCAGGGACACGCGATGAGGACTGCCGACGCGAACACGATGATGGCGAACTCGAACACCGAGACGGTTCCGCCCGCAGCAGCCGGCCCCCCGGCGACCTGCCCCCACAGCGGGAGCCAGTCGACGAAGCCTGCCAGTGCCTCCGGGAACAGGAACCAGACCACGCTCCACAGCACAGCATTCACAATGACTGCGGGGACGAAGTACGCGCTGATGCGATCTGCGAGGTTCTGGATGTCAGGCTGGCGGGACTGGGCCTCTTTGACCGTTTGGACGATCTGCTGCAGGGCGGTGTCTTCACCGACCTTCGTGGCCTCGACGACGAGCACGCCGTTCTCGTTGATCGTCGAGCCGACAACCTCGTCGCCCTCGCCCTTCTCGACGGGGACGGACTCGCCCGTCACCATCGATTCGTCGACGGCCGACTGCCCGTCGACGACGACACCGTCGGTCGGGATCTGCTCGCCGGGCCGGACTTTCATCCGGTCACCGACTTTGACGTCTTCGAGCGGAATCTCCTCTTCGTTGCCGTCTTCGTCGACGACTGTCGCCGTCTCCGCCTCCATCTCCAGCAGCTTGCGGAGTGCTTCACCGGCCTGTCCCTTCGAACGGGCTTCGAGGTAGTTGCCCAGCGTGATGAACACGAGGATAAGCGCCGCCGTGTCGAAGTACAGACCGCCCGCGATCACCTCGAGTAGCACAGCAACGGAGTAGACGTAGGCGGTGGTCGATCCCAGCGCGATCAGCACGTCCATGTTGGCACGCTTGTTGTTCACCAGCGCATTGTACGAGTTCTTGTAGAACGGCCAGCCGAGAAGCGCCTGCACCGGTGTCGCGAGCAGAAACTCGACCCAACCGAGTTCCACGCCGAAGACGGTCTCGGGGACGAAGGCGCCGCCGAGAAGATAGTTGTCGATGAGGAAGAACAGCAACGGCGCAGAGAGGACTGCCCCGAACAGTGTCAGTCGGAGCTGTTTTCGTATCTCGGCCTGCCGCGCGGCGTCGCGCGCGTCCTCACCGGAGTCGCCGTCGTCGCCGTCCTCTCGGACGGGCGAGTAGCCCGCGCTCTCGATGGCATCGTAGAGCGCATCCAGCGACGTGTCCGCGGGATTGTACCGGACTTGGGCTTCGTCGGTGGCGAAGTTCGCCTCGGCTGCGATGACACCTGGCGTGTTCTCAAGGGCAGTCTCATTGGTCTGTACACAGTTGGCACAGGTCATATCGGAGATGCCGATAGTCACCGTGTCAGACACCGCCCCGTACCCGGCATCTTCGATCGCCTTGTATATCTCTTCGAGCGTTACCTCGTCAGGATCGTACTCGACGGAGCCCTCGTCGGTGGCGAAGTTCGCGTTCGCCTCAACGACGCCGTCGAGGGACTCTAGCGCGTCGCCAACTGTCGCCGAACAGTTGGCGCAGGTCATCCCTGTGATATCGAGATGGGTTGTTCGGCTTGTCATGCTGGTTTAACTATACGGGGTCCATGTTTAGACGATTTGTTGTTACGAGAGCCCGGGTATGAGCCCCAACAAAATTAGGATTCCAAAGGCCCGTTATGCGCCTTCTTTTAATCGCTGGTATCGATCCTCAAACCGTGCAAGACAGGATGGACAGCAGAAGTGGTAGATCTCGCCATCGATTCGCGTCGTCTCCCCCTCATTATCGACGGTATTGTTACACTCAGCACACGTAAGAGCGAATTCGACGCCATCGACAGATGGCGTCCATTCGATGTCGTCGACGAGTGTGACTGTATACTCCGTTATCTCGATCTCGTCGAAGAGTCCATTCACCCACCGACGAATGTTCTGTGCTTCGACGCGAGCGTAGAACCAAAGGTCTCCCTCAGATGTCGTAAAGACGTGTTCGACGCCGTCTGACTCGCGAACCTGGGTACGGGCTGCCTCCAGTACTCCCGGGCCGATCTCGGCTTGGATAAACACTGGAACACCGGCCCGGAGATGGGCTCGATTGACATCGATCGTGAAGTTGTTGATGACATCCGCCTCCTGTAATCGTTTGACTCGATCGGAAACGGCAGGCCCCGAAAGACCGACCTCCTCACCAATATCGCTGAATGGGCGGCGAGCATTTTCAGCCAGTAACGAGAGAATTTCCAGGTCGGTTTCATCCAAGTTGCGCATACCGATGCCTCGGCTCGCAGAATACATTATTGTTGCCCACGAAATGCCTTCGACACCGCCGATCTACGGCCTAACAAACTTTGGATTCTAAGCAGAAAACCACATAGAACAACAGCCCCTATTCAGTATTGGATATGAGCCAGACCATCACCGTCGAAGGGATGAGTTGTGGGCACTGTGAACAGACTGTCGAAGATGCGCTTCAGGAGGTTAGCGGCGTAACTGATGCGAGCGCCGATCACGAGTCCGGACAGGCGGACGTTGACGGCGACGCTGATGTCACGGCACTCGTCCAGGCCATCGAAGACGCTGGATATACGGCACACGCCTGAGAACCACCGAATCGTCGTCACCGGAGGCCCAGCCGCTCCTTTCGACTCCGGGTCCTCTTGACCTCCTTCGCGATGTCGGGGGCAGGACTAAATCATGGGGGACGGCATCAATATTCAATAAATGGACAACGATCCAAATCGCGAGAAGTCCGATACATCCGCATCGGATTCTCAGACATCACCCCAGACCGACGGTCCCGTCTACTGCTGCCGAGTCTGCCAGTTACACGCAGACGAAGAAGCGCGTCCAACGGCTCAAGCGACGTCCGAGCAGCACTCACATTCCCCGGGACACGAGGCTCACCCGACAGGGGACGGTGCTCGTACCGAGTCCGACTCCACGGAGGAACACGCACAGCACGATCCCGACGCCGAACACGGTCACCATCACGCCGATGCTGAATCGCCACCTTCTGCAGAGACAGAGCCCACTCACGACGGGCACGATCACGGTGCAGGCGTCGACGAGGACGGACACGAAGATCACAGCGATCACACGGATCACTCAGGCCACGAGGCGATGTTTCGGCGGCGGTTCTGGGTGTCGCTCGTCCTCTCGATTCCGGTCATCGTCTTCAGCGAATTCATTCAGGACGTCTTTGGGTACACTGCGCCGTCGTTCCCCGGCAGCGTCTGGATTACGCCGGTCCTCGCGGTGATCGTCTTCGCGTACGGTGGCGTGCCGTTCCTCTCGATGGCACGCACCGAACTGAAGACCCGCGAGCCAGGGATGATGATGCTCATCTCGCTAGCCATCTCGGTCGCGTTCGTCTACTCGGTTGCGAGCCTCTTCCTCCCGGGAACGACGCCCTTTTTCTGGGAACTCGTCACGCTGATTGACATCATGCTCCTCGGGCACTGGATCGAGATGCGGTCGGTCCGGGCGGCCTCGGGGGCGCTGGACGAACTAGCGAAGCTCATGCCCGATACTGCCGAGCGTATCACCGAGAGTGGGGATACCGAGGAAGTACCCGTTTCCAAACTCGGCGAGGACGATGTCGTGCTCGTCCGTCCCGGTGCTTCGGTTCCCGCCGACGGCGAAGTCGTTGAGGGCGAATCATCAGTCGACGAATCGATGATTACGGGCGAATCCAGGCCGGTGGGCAAGGAACCTGGATCAGAAGTGGTCGCCGGGACGGTCAACCAGGACGGGAGCCTCCGCATCAAGATCACGAAGACGGGCGAGGAGACGACGTTAGCGGGCATCATGCGGCTCGTTGATGAAGCCCAGAAATCGAAATCTCGAACCCAGTTGCTCGCCGACAAGGCAGCTGGCTGGCTATTCTACGTGGCACTCGGCGTCGCGGCGATTACGGCCGTCGCGTGGGTCGTCGCCACCGGGTACAACATCACCGTCCTCGAGCGTGTCGTGACGGTCCTGGTCATCGCGTGTCCCCACGCACTCGGCCTGGCCGTCCCGCTCGTGGTAGCGATCAACACCTCAACCGCTGCCAAGAACGGGATGCTCATCCGCGACCGCATTGCCATGGAGGAATCCCGTAATCTGGACACGGTGATGTTCGACAAGACCGGGACACTCACGAAGGGCGAACAGGGCGTCGTCGGTGTCGAGACGGCAAGTGACTGGAGTGAAGAGAGAGCGTTCGAAGTCGCCGCTGGTGTCGAGGGTGACTCCGAGCACATGATCGCGCGTGCCATCCGGGACGCCGCCCAGGAACGGGACATCCAGCGAGCGAGCGTTTCGAACTTCGAGAATTTCCGCGGTCTCGGCGTCAGAGCCACTGTGGACGGCGAGACGGTTCATATCGGTGGACCGAACCTGATTGAGAAATTCGGTATCGAACGATCTGACGACATCGCTGCCTTCGCGGAGGAAGCTGGCTCGAACGCAGAGACGGTTATCTACCTGGTTCACGACGAATCCGAAGTTGTCGCAGCATTCGCGCTGGCGGACGTTATTCGGGAAGAAAGCAGGCAGGCCATCGAGGCACTACATGCGATGGACATCGAGGTGGCGATGCTGACCGGTGACTCCGAGGACGTCGCACGGGCTGTCTCGGAGGAACTCGGCATCGACCAGTACTTCGCGGAGGTCCTCCCCGAGGAGAAGGACACGAAGGTCGAACAACTCCAATCAGAGGGGAAGCTGGTCGCGATGGTCGGCGACGGCGTCAACGACGCCCCCGCGCTCACCCGCGCCGACGTCGGCATCGCCATCGGTTCCGGAACGGACGTCGCCATCGAGTCGGGCGACATCATCCTCGTCGACAACAACCCCCTGGATGTCGTCCGCCTCATCAGGCTGTCGAAGGCGAGCTACCGGAAGATGCAGGAGAACCTCGTCTGGGCGACCGGATACAACGTATTCGCGCTCCCGCTGGCAGCGGGGATACTTGCGCCCATCGGCATCCTCCTTTCACCGGCGATCGGCGCCGTGTTCATGTCGCTGTCGACGATCATCGTCGCGATTAATGCGCGCAGACTGCGGAATATCAATCTCTCGGTGGCTGCGTAATCCACTATCATAGCCATGCCCGTCATCACGACATCGCTGTTCGGTCTAGGACTCCTGTCTGGAGGGATACTTCTCGGTGGAGTTCTCGTGAGCATCTGGAGCCAGTCTCACCGGTTCTGGCCCCACGGCACCCGCAACTGGACGTTCTGGCTCAGCTGGACTGCCTGGGTCGTCTACGTCGGCAGTCTGTTCGGAGTTGCGTATCTCGACTTGTGGAGATGGTACCGGCCGTCGATACTGATTCAGATGATCAGTTTCCTGTTGCTCTTGGTCGGTGCCGCCGTCTCGCTCTGGGCTGTGTGGCGGCTCGGATTCCACGAGAGTGCCGGTCTCGAAGGGCAGTTGAACACCGATGGACCGTATCAGTATTCCCGGAATCCACAGTACGTCAGCTACATCGCGATGCTCGTCGGCGGAGCGGTTCTCGCCGGGTCCTGGATGACGGCGGTACTCGCCCTGCTTGGAATCGTCTGGTTCCTGCTGGCACCACTCGCGGAGGAACCGTGGCTCCGAGAACAGTACGGAGAGGTATACGAAACGTACCGCGAGTCAGTTCCCAGATTCATCGGTCGGCCGAACCAGCGACAAAAACCACAGGAACGCACCAACACCTCACGGAGAGATGATCCATGACTGGCGACAGTCACCAGTCGCTCGAAGTGGGGGACCGCGTGGTCCCTTCAGGCAGGAAGGTTCAGTTCCGGTACGCCGTTGGA encodes:
- a CDS encoding DUF63 family protein, encoding MSTVTQRVETVLPDTGTREWWALYLLAPVVLIGAALLAFPTLVYDRFVWQYLWGPVVADAASQPVTHEGIRAVRGYNAVNMVTYLGAVVYSLPGLRAYLNHLGVTFDARLAYGFAPIIVAGGAMRALEDIGLLGDYAVWFITPSIYFVVTGVTVFALGLGTLVRDRGIGSIPATVGVVGTVWAVSAVGWALWYGLSTATPLRLWVPVATTGIALTVTALYYWGTSFVDVAHLRHPLFLLAVFGQTWDAAQNLIGVTFLGYSPKLVITNFVYQATGFSGSTFVLKLLVTGGIVWYLADAKDEMNHTWWWLMTFFIGAIGLPMGVRGSLRMMLGV
- a CDS encoding DUF7123 family protein, which gives rise to MSNISRRAVHTYLVETADTEPTYLRARDIASDLNGSPKAVAQYLSQLQDDLADVSLEQWGRSKSTTWRVEVDES
- a CDS encoding heavy metal translocating P-type ATPase; its protein translation is MTSRTTHLDITGMTCANCSATVGDALESLDGVVEANANFATDEGSVEYDPDEVTLEEIYKAIEDAGYGAVSDTVTIGISDMTCANCVQTNETALENTPGVIAAEANFATDEAQVRYNPADTSLDALYDAIESAGYSPVREDGDDGDSGEDARDAARQAEIRKQLRLTLFGAVLSAPLLFFLIDNYLLGGAFVPETVFGVELGWVEFLLATPVQALLGWPFYKNSYNALVNNKRANMDVLIALGSTTAYVYSVAVLLEVIAGGLYFDTAALILVFITLGNYLEARSKGQAGEALRKLLEMEAETATVVDEDGNEEEIPLEDVKVGDRMKVRPGEQIPTDGVVVDGQSAVDESMVTGESVPVEKGEGDEVVGSTINENGVLVVEATKVGEDTALQQIVQTVKEAQSRQPDIQNLADRISAYFVPAVIVNAVLWSVVWFLFPEALAGFVDWLPLWGQVAGGPAAAGGTVSVFEFAIIVFASAVLIACPCALGLATPAATMVGTTIGAQNGVLFKGGDILERAKDVDTVVFDKTGTLTEGEMELTDVVVFDGDGQPVTDGGDPAADGGQLSARDRLSEDDVLRLAANAESGSEHPLARAIVEGAEDRGLDVTGPEDFENVPGHGIRATVGGSEVLVGNRKLLRDNDIDPTPAAETMERLENEGKTAMLIAVDGELVGVVADADTVKETAKDAVNALQERNVDVMMITGDNERTARAVAKQVGIDPANVRAEVLPEDKSDAVESIQAEGRQAMMVGDGVNDAPALAVAHVGTAIGSGTDVAIEAADVTLMRDDPLDVVKAIRISDATLQKIKQNLVWALGYNTSMIPLASLGLLQPVLAAAAMAFSSISVLSNSLLFRRYTPDHDYELLGKLR
- a CDS encoding AsnC family transcriptional regulator; the encoded protein is MRNLDETDLEILSLLAENARRPFSDIGEEVGLSGPAVSDRVKRLQEADVINNFTIDVNRAHLRAGVPVFIQAEIGPGVLEAARTQVRESDGVEHVFTTSEGDLWFYARVEAQNIRRWVNGLFDEIEITEYTVTLVDDIEWTPSVDGVEFALTCAECNNTVDNEGETTRIDGEIYHFCCPSCLARFEDRYQRLKEGA
- a CDS encoding heavy-metal-associated domain-containing protein; its protein translation is MSQTITVEGMSCGHCEQTVEDALQEVSGVTDASADHESGQADVDGDADVTALVQAIEDAGYTAHA
- a CDS encoding heavy metal translocating P-type ATPase, coding for MFRRRFWVSLVLSIPVIVFSEFIQDVFGYTAPSFPGSVWITPVLAVIVFAYGGVPFLSMARTELKTREPGMMMLISLAISVAFVYSVASLFLPGTTPFFWELVTLIDIMLLGHWIEMRSVRAASGALDELAKLMPDTAERITESGDTEEVPVSKLGEDDVVLVRPGASVPADGEVVEGESSVDESMITGESRPVGKEPGSEVVAGTVNQDGSLRIKITKTGEETTLAGIMRLVDEAQKSKSRTQLLADKAAGWLFYVALGVAAITAVAWVVATGYNITVLERVVTVLVIACPHALGLAVPLVVAINTSTAAKNGMLIRDRIAMEESRNLDTVMFDKTGTLTKGEQGVVGVETASDWSEERAFEVAAGVEGDSEHMIARAIRDAAQERDIQRASVSNFENFRGLGVRATVDGETVHIGGPNLIEKFGIERSDDIAAFAEEAGSNAETVIYLVHDESEVVAAFALADVIREESRQAIEALHAMDIEVAMLTGDSEDVARAVSEELGIDQYFAEVLPEEKDTKVEQLQSEGKLVAMVGDGVNDAPALTRADVGIAIGSGTDVAIESGDIILVDNNPLDVVRLIRLSKASYRKMQENLVWATGYNVFALPLAAGILAPIGILLSPAIGAVFMSLSTIIVAINARRLRNINLSVAA
- a CDS encoding methyltransferase family protein: MPVITTSLFGLGLLSGGILLGGVLVSIWSQSHRFWPHGTRNWTFWLSWTAWVVYVGSLFGVAYLDLWRWYRPSILIQMISFLLLLVGAAVSLWAVWRLGFHESAGLEGQLNTDGPYQYSRNPQYVSYIAMLVGGAVLAGSWMTAVLALLGIVWFLLAPLAEEPWLREQYGEVYETYRESVPRFIGRPNQRQKPQERTNTSRRDDP